The Sorghum bicolor cultivar BTx623 chromosome 6, Sorghum_bicolor_NCBIv3, whole genome shotgun sequence genome contains the following window.
CCCACATGAATGACCATGACCCGAATGCCTGGTGTTACTCCGGTTCCACTACGGTGGATCTCGTCGATGGCTTCCGGTTCCAGCGGCAGAGCCCTGAGGGTGCGTGCAACGCCCGCTGGTTGGCCAACACGTGGACCGGTGGACGACAGGTGTAGGAAGCGCACTCGTTTTACCTTCCTCGTCGGCGGCGAGTCCTGTCGCTGTCGGAAACGCACGAGTACAGTGTCGGGCGCCGGGCTGCGTGTGCGGCGGCTTCGGATCATCTACTAGCCTCGTCGTTCGAGGTGGTTATCTTTTAGGCGCGGTTTagacctgtttagattggagataaaaaaattttagatgtcACATTGGATATGTCGAAAGAatatcgggaggggtttttagaaactaataaaaaaataaattacatagctcgtcaggaaactgcaagacaaatctattaagtataattaatctatcattagcatcatatgtgagttactgtagcacttaaggctaatcatgaagtaactaggcttagaagattcgtcttgcgatttttaaccaaactgtgtaattagtttattttttatgtatatttaatgttttatgtatatgtccaaagatttgatgggatggatgaaaaaaatttgggtggaaaactaaacagggccttagattggggatgaaaaaattttagttgtcacatcgaatatgttAGAAAGATATTGGGAgggttttttagaaactaataaaaaaacaaattacatagctcgtctggaaactgaaagacaaatctattaagtataattaatctatcattatcgtgtgtgggttactgtagcacttaaagctaatcatagactaattaggcttaaaagattcgtctcgcgattttcaacaaactgtgtaattagtttatttttttatctacattgaatgttccatgcatgtatccaaagattcgatgggatggatgaaaaatttttggatgggGAGAACAATTATAATAATAAACTATAAGCAAGCTATATATATAAGAGGGAGATGAGTTATGTATTAATGCTAAAAAgctaactactccctccatcccaaattgtaagtcattccaagaatcttgaagagtcaaagcattttcacgtttgaccaaaattatagagaaaaatactaaaatttgtaacgtaaagtgagtatactatgaaaatataattaagaaagaatctaatgatacttagttagtatcataataataactattttatcatataaatttggtcaaacttaccgaattttgactctctaagagcatctccaagagactaggtaaaattatattctaaactacaagatttagctattgtgtaaaataaaaaactcagtCAAAACATGGAGTTCCACAATAGCCTTTGTAtaggatagctagtgaggacgGCATGCTATATATAACAAGCGAAAATTTAGGAatagcaaacttgctattttagcaaaccagatagcacacctgttggactttaatttttgctttaaattataaaaatagcctagataacatggatagcatatctgttggagttgctctaagattcttggaatgacttacaatttgggatggagagagtattaTATTATAGATTATAGATGGAATGAGAGATAGAAACCTTTGCATCCAGTTGTGTGCTATTAGTTTTGCTCTTAGCCACACAATGCACTGCTAATAAGCGCACACTAATTATCTGTAAAGCTCTTTAAACGTGGTGACTTTAGCAACAGTACCACTGTTCATCTATCCGTTTCCTTCTCACATATCACTATTCATCCACAGTGAATCGTTGCTGCCCGTTTGATCCGATCCACTACCAACGGATGCTCGCCAGGCCGCCACTCTCTGCGCAGCGGtgctcaaataaaaaaaagtcaTTCCTGTACCTTTGCCATGCACCCACAGACAGAAAGGGAAAAAACAAACCAATCCACATCGACTCCGTCGAGGTCGCCGCCATTGCTCGTCGCCTCACGCTCGCCATTTAGGCCTGGTTCAGTTCACAAAAAATTaccaaaaaatttagattttttgtcacattaAATTTTGCGGCGTATAATATAGGTAGCAAATAATTTGtgcacgaatcttttgagcttaattgaatttataattagacattaattgctaaataaattaaaaatagtATAGTACCTGTTAAACAATAACACCACCAATCAAGCACACCCTAATACATACCAGAATTATGCTTCCTTATTGATTCAGTTGTGTTACCCGACTTCAATGTACTTATTCAGTTATAAAACCGCACGCACATACTAATAAACTAAAGTTGATTCTAGAATCACAGTTGCTTGCCAGATCTTTTTCCCTTTTAAAATATATATTCACATCATAATACCTCGATTAATTAATGTTGCCTGCTTTCCAGGCTGCCCGCGCAACGCGCGGAGGTAGATGCTAGTACGACTACGAGTACAATGTAATCACTAATCAATCAAGCACAACGACAACTGAGATCCTTTACCCGTACTTGGATCCTTCCGAACTCCAAGGACATGTGATGGACACAAAGAATGTTGCAATGTcttgtaaaaaaaaagaatgttGCAATGACAGGAGGAACATCCAAACACGACGGCCCAAAGAAATTACCGAACTTAAGACTGCAACGGGGGTAGTGACGTTGCAATGGCAAGAGCAAACGTTTCGACGCATGCGGCAAAGATAGATTTACTAATGCATGCAGTCGTCTTAAGATTTACAATGGTCAGAGCTCATTTAACCGCTATTAAGAAACTGCATCGGGTGCATTACTTTAATCAGACGGAACAAGGCTCATCTGAAGATTTACAAAACATTGTCAGAGCTCAGATCTACTGATATAAGTCTAAGAGGTAACTAGCACAAGGACAGTTACAAAGGAAAAGCAAATATAGATTACATGTATAACTTAAACTGCTTGCTACTTAAGTACTTATCTATCATCAGCAATAATCCCCAAAGCTTCTGGGTTAGCTAAAGCTACCACAACGGCATATAGGATACTGATACATGAGATTGTCAGATAGGCAGATTAAAGCTGTTCCAAATGCTGTCTCCTGGGGCAGATCATTCAATCCCAAAATGCACAGTTCATTACTTGTTATTGTCAATCAAGAGGGGCAGAACCATCAATTATTTTCTTTATTGGAGTCACTGACTGCATCGAAGTCAATCTTCCGACAAATGTCTGGGCTGAGTTTCAACGCTTTAAGAGATGGTCTCAAAGGTGCACCTGGGCACGTGGATGCAATGCCAGTGAGTAGAGGCTTCGAATCAGGTGTCTTGCAGCTTCCATGTAGGCCTGAATCTGTCACATTCTTTCCAGTTTCTTGCTGTCCATCAAGAGGGCCATCTACAATTAATATATCCAGGATCATCTTGTGAATCACTTGGAGATATTGATCCTCCTCTTCAGAATCACTAATATCAAAACTTAACCTTTTAACTGGGTAGTCACCTGAATCAAAATTTAGCTTCCTACGAGGTGGAACTTCAACACCTCTAGCCATTTTCTTCTTTGGTGCACAGGCCGCCTCCTCAGGCCCTGGAGCAAATGGATCAAAGATGCTTTCACGTGGTGTCTCACAACCCAATGAAAGATTATCATCAGTAGGCTTGGTAGAGATTGACAATTCAAGTATATCTCCCCTTGGAGAGATGGCCTCAGGAACATCGACCTTGTTATTTTCAAGATAACAAATTAAACCAGGGGATCCTTTCTCTTCCTTATTTTCCAAGGGAACTAGCAGAAAGGGTTCCTTGCTCAGATTCGTTTCCACCCTTTCTGTGACAATTGAACCACAGCCCACAACTTGCGAGGTTTCAACCTCACTCTTATCCACTACAAGATCTTGTAGGGGTGGTATGGTCTCAAACCCCATGATATGGTAAAGAATATTATTGCAGAACAAACGTTGACACAAAAGTGATGTTTAAACCGTGCTTTCAAGTCAACCAACCACTGATCTTCAATATATACCAGTGTGCTACAACCTGCAAAAAAGTAGACAGTGCAGAACTTAGTTCAAGATACCAAACAAATTATGCAcaagcataagaaaaaatatattGATGTAATAGGGTTACCACATATACCAGTTACTATGTCAAAACATATATGTTTCAGGCTCAAGTGCTCAACAATTAACACACAAGCTGTATGGGAATTATGCAAACAATAAGTTTTCTTAACCCTGCAATCCCACTATCCCAGTATTTCCATAAACAGCTACTCTTTAGCTTGGGGCAACCCAGCCTCAGAgataaccaaaaataaagaaagTATTCAACCATCAGTTGAGTTGAACTACAGATACAGGAATATGCCTTTTTCCTTCTGTTGGCCATAAACTTCTGAAAAACGACAGCAATTGACAAATGCTAGAAAAATTAACACATAATAACAAATGCTACTGTAAGTAACAGAAGATCCAAATAGCATCTgaatatttattatttatatactccctccattcttttTATGTGTCGCATTTATTTTTAATTAAGAAAAAATGGTGATAGATGTCGTATTCAGGCGCCGTGGTTTTGTTCCTAGTGTCGTGAGTTAAAACTTAAAACGCCTCGAATCTTCCACGCGCAGTTAAACCTGCATGCAGCCATGGAGGAGCTAGCTTGCATGTTGCCTGTGAACTACTACACGCAAGTGCCGGGCGGGACGTTGGCGACGCTGCGCGCGCTTGGATTGCATGGGCCATGCAGGAGTAATTGCATCGCGCTGTGCACTAAGGGGCAGTGGCGGATCCAGGAATTGAAACCAAGGTAGTCCTATTTTTTTTCATGCGTAACACGACAAAATTCAAAGAAAAAATTCGGTAAAATGGCTATAAAATAAGCAAATTGCAACAATACAATTAAATGTTCAAAGCTTACATAAATGGGTCAGAAACTTGCACAAATAGATTACATATAAGATAAGGTCTTACATAAATATAAGAGGCTACTTTAATTTGTGCTTTCTCATTGCCATGAAAGCATAAATTATGTCATTCTCACTTACAGAAGAGAATATATCACGCTCAATAAAGGTAACCAAACAATCGTTCAATAGCCTATCACTCATACTATTTCTCACCTTATTCTTCACTAAACACAAGGCAGAGAAAACTCTTTCAACACTTGATGTCGCCACCAGTAAGATCAATGCCAATTTAAGGACTAAGTACATCAAACCATAATATTCATGTTTATTAGTGCCAACAAGCTTGGTAGAGAGCTCACCAAGGGTGGTCAGTCCTTAAAATCTATTATTCATCTTCACATATCAACAAACTTGGTAGAAAACCATAATCCTATTTTATTTCTTCATGCCTCAACTTTCTAAAAACATATCAACAAATTTGTTCAATTTTTGGCTCACAGTCTCATAGAGTCACAGATCTGGGAGAAAATCAAACCCCTAAACCATAAAGCCAAAGCCAACTGGGAGAAAAAAAATCGAACTCACTAATTCCAACCGGAGCTGCTGGACGCGGGACTAGGTCACTGGCCGTGGGCCGTGGCCGCTGCCCGCTGGCGCCTGGCGCCTGGCGGACTGCCGAGGCCCGCCCGACTGCTTGAGTCGAGTGCCGGCCGTTCGCCGTCGGGGGTCGAGCGAGCGGACACGCGGGAGCACACGCCGTCGGGGGTCTGCGCGAGAAGCTGTGCGCCTGTGCCCTATGCGCGTGCGGGAGTGGAGGGCAGGGCGAGACCACGGCGAGATCTGGGCGAGGCGAgaccgcggcggccggcggctccTCCTCGCGCAGTCGCGCTCGCAAGTCGCGACCTCACGCGGTCCCGATCCTAGTCGCGTCGCGATGACGGAGCCGGAGGAACCGATGAAGGGAAGAAGAGGAGTATTGGGCCAAGTTTGTGTGGGCCAAGAGAAGTACTAAAATTTTTTAGGGCCAACATCTAGGGTAGTCCTGTGATTATCTGACTACCTATTGGGCCCGCCACAGCTAAGGAACATAACCGGATGAAGTATAGAAACAAGAAGACTTAACTCGGAGTTAATCTCTACCTTGCACTGTGCACCAAAGCCAAACGCGACACTTCAAAAAAAAACCAGAGGTAGTACTCAATAAGCATTTTATCACAGTAGTTGAGGTTCGGATAACATTAAGGTCCGAGCAAAAGCCAAATCCACTGGTAACCCTATACTCCAAATCCTCCAAAACAGGAATAGACATGCCCCCGTATTGCTATATGCAACTATGCTTTATGTACGGAGCAAATTTAGCTAAAcccttaaaatttgcaaatgatATGGCAGAGCAGAACTAATATGGAACATTGGGGTTAGTTAACCCTGCagtttcataaaaaaatcaGAAAATTAGTACCCATTTGTGGCAGGGCAGTGGAGAAGTCCATGGTAAAGTGGACGGAATGGAGCACCCCACCCTCCATCCAGCCATCCCAGAAAGGAAAAACAACTCCAAACCAAAACCCCGCCCAAGTAACCTAGGGTTTACTTACAAGCTAAGGGAAGCAATCAAAATATCAAATCCAATGCCAAGATGGAGCTGCAAACAGCACCTGTGCTCATAGCGTCAACGGCAGCGGCGAGGGAAGGGGGAGAGGACGGGTGGATAT
Protein-coding sequences here:
- the LOC8060177 gene encoding uncharacterized protein LOC8060177 isoform X1, whose translation is MGFETIPPLQDLVVDKSEVETSQVVGCGSIVTERVETNLSKEPFLLVPLENKEEKGSPGLICYLENNKVDVPEAISPRGDILELSISTKPTDDNLSLGCETPRESIFDPFAPGPEEAACAPKKKMARGVEVPPRRKLNFDSGDYPVKRLSFDISDSEEEDQYLQVIHKMILDILIVDGPLDGQQETGKNVTDSGLHGSCKTPDSKPLLTGIASTCPGAPLRPSLKALKLSPDICRKIDFDAVSDSNKENN
- the LOC8060177 gene encoding uncharacterized protein LOC8060177 isoform X2; this translates as MGFETIPPLQDLVVDKSEVETSQVVGCGSIVTERVETNLSKEPFLLVPLENKEEKGSPGLICYLENNKVDVPEAISPRGDILELSISTKPTDDNLSLGCETPRESIFDPFAPGPEEAACAPKKKMARGVEVPPRRKLNFDSDGPLDGQQETGKNVTDSGLHGSCKTPDSKPLLTGIASTCPGAPLRPSLKALKLSPDICRKIDFDAVSDSNKENN